The Bacteroidota bacterium genome includes the window ACCAATGCTTCCGGTATTTCTATGCTGAATATTTTGGGAAGAACGGAAATGTCCTTTAAAGTCATAATTGGTTTAATTCCAGGGACAATGGGAACCGTAATTCCCATTTTACGGCATTTTTCCACAAATTCGAAAAAGTATTTGTTGTTAAAGAACATCTGAGTGACTATATAATCGGCGCCTGCATCGACTTTCTCTTTCAGGTGCAGCAGGTCGTTTTCCATGTTGGGCGCCTCATAATGTTTTTCCGGGTATCCGGCTACGCCAACGCAAAAATCGGTAGGAGTGGGGTTCTCCAATTTTTCATCCAGGTAAATGCCCCGGTTCATATTTTTGATTTGCTTAACCAGTTCTGTGGTATGGGCATGGCCGTTTTCCTCGGGGATGAAAGACCGGACGCTTTTGGGCGGATCGCCGCGAAGCGCCAGCAGGTTGTTCATGCCCAGAAAATTGAAGTCGATCAGGGTGTCTTCGGTTTCGTCTCTGTCAAACCCGCCGCAAATGATGTGGGGAACAACAGTCACCTTGTATTTAAATTTGATTGCGGCAGCAATGGCAACGGAACCCGGCCTTTTGCGTATGGTCCTTTTCTCAAGCAACCCGTTTTCAAGCTTTTTATAAACAACTTCCTGCTGATGATAGGTAACATTGATGTTTATGGGATTAAATTCTATCAAAGGATCAATAGCCCTGTATATGCTGTTTATATTTCCCCCTTTTAAGGGAGGTAAAACCTCAAATGAAAATTGCGTTTTGGTCGCATTCTTAAGCTGGTCTATAACTTTCATCAATCTTTTTAATATTATATTTTTATAGTCTGCCTGTATTACTAATAAAAAACAAGAAAAACCTCAGTTCTATTAATAAAAAGTCAGGTATTGACGTTTTTACATTTCAAACAACACAAACTTACATGATTTTTTTTGAATCGCACAGCCCGAATTGATAATTATGGAAAATATCTAAACGGATCCCTTGTATGATGACGATTTGATCATAAAAAGCCGATTTCTGTTTTTTAATTTACTAATTTGATTATGTTTGTTAATACAATTCGTAATTTAGCTCTTCAGAAAAAACTATAAGTACTATGAAAAATTTTATTTTGATTGTATTGGCATTAGTCATTGCAACCGGCCTTTTCGCCCAGGCCCCTTCTAAAAAAGAAGTTGAGACCAAAATTGACAAGGTGACTATATTCCTGAACGGAGCACAAGTCTCACGAAAAGCGAATATACATCTGGTGAAGGGTAAAACCGAATATGTGCTTAAAGGTTTGTCGCCTTATATGAGTCCGCAAAGCCTTCAGGTTAAGATAGGTGCCGATGTAACCATATTGTCCGTCGTACATCAGATTAATCATTTGGTTGAGCAGCAGAAAAAACAGGATATTGAGGAACTTGAAACGAAAAAACAGGCATTGGCCGACCAGATTACACAAGACAGCAGTTTGTTTGCAGTATACAACGAGGAAGAAATCATGCTGGGTAAGAACCAGCAGGTCAGTGGCCTGAATACCGGCTTGAAAGTTGCAGACCTGCGCGAAGCAATTGATTTTCAAAGATCAAGAATGATTGAAGTGAAAAATAAAGAATTTGAATTCACAAAGAAAATCAGGGTTGAACGTAAGGAATTGGATAAGTTAAATCAACAGTTAAAGAGTTTACATATTAACGGGAATCTTGCTACCAGTGATGTTTCTTTAGTTGTAGATTCAAAAATCGAAGTTGATGCCGATATCTTTGCAAGTTATTATGTGGATCATGCAAACTGGTTTCCAACTTATGATTTACGGGCAAAAGACATCAATTCTCCTATTACACTGGCTTATAAAGCCAATATCGTTCAAAACACCGGAGAGGATTGGAAAAATGTCCGTCTGTCACTTTCAAACTCTAATCCCGTTGAAAGTGGGAATAAACCGGTATTAAATCCCTGGTACCTTCGTCAAATTTCATATTCTCCTGTGCGTTATGAGAATGTATATTACAAGTCGGCAGTTGCAATGGTCTCGGGTGTGATCAGCGGGAAAGTTACGGATGGAAATGATGGTTCCCCTTTGCCGGGTACTACTGTTGCTGTGGAAGGATCTTCTGTTGCTACCGTAACCGATGAGCAGGGAAACTATTCGCTTAACCTTCCCTCCGGTGCACAGACATTGACTTTTTCTTTTATAGGTTACGAAACTTATAAAACGCCCATTTCTTCAAAAATTATTAATGCTTCTCTTTTACCCCAAAATCTGCAATTGGATGAAGTAGTAGTGGTCGGATACGGGGTGTCTAAAAAAAAGAGTAAAAATGTTAGAGGTATAAATGCAGCAGCTACCAGGGAAACAATTAATCAAACCAACGTTCAATTTGATATTGAACTGCCTTATTCAATTCCGGCAGATGGAAAAGTTTATTCAGCTGATATTAAGCAGATGGAAATACCTGCAGATTACGAATATTACTGTGCGCCCAAGTTGGATAAGGATGCTTTCCTGACGGCGAAAATTTCGAATTGGGAAGAATATA containing:
- a CDS encoding methylenetetrahydrofolate reductase, with the protein product MKVIDQLKNATKTQFSFEVLPPLKGGNINSIYRAIDPLIEFNPININVTYHQQEVVYKKLENGLLEKRTIRKRPGSVAIAAAIKFKYKVTVVPHIICGGFDRDETEDTLIDFNFLGMNNLLALRGDPPKSVRSFIPEENGHAHTTELVKQIKNMNRGIYLDEKLENPTPTDFCVGVAGYPEKHYEAPNMENDLLHLKEKVDAGADYIVTQMFFNNKYFFEFVEKCRKMGITVPIVPGIKPIMTLKDISVLPKIFSIEIPEALV
- a CDS encoding mucoidy inhibitor MuiA family protein; translation: MKNFILIVLALVIATGLFAQAPSKKEVETKIDKVTIFLNGAQVSRKANIHLVKGKTEYVLKGLSPYMSPQSLQVKIGADVTILSVVHQINHLVEQQKKQDIEELETKKQALADQITQDSSLFAVYNEEEIMLGKNQQVSGLNTGLKVADLREAIDFQRSRMIEVKNKEFEFTKKIRVERKELDKLNQQLKSLHINGNLATSDVSLVVDSKIEVDADIFASYYVDHANWFPTYDLRAKDINSPITLAYKANIVQNTGEDWKNVRLSLSNSNPVESGNKPVLNPWYLRQISYSPVRYENVYYKSAVAMVSGVISGKVTDGNDGSPLPGTTVAVEGSSVATVTDEQGNYSLNLPSGAQTLTFSFIGYETYKTPISSKIINASLLPQNLQLDEVVVVGYGVSKKKSKNVRGINAAATRETINQTNVQFDIELPYSIPADGKVYSADIKQMEIPADYEYYCAPKLDKDAFLTAKISNWEEYNLLDGEMNLYFEGTYVGKSVLDVRNVTDTLQISLGRDKNIVVTRTKQKEFSKSQFLGNNKTEMRAFTIAVRNKKQQPVNLILEDQFPISTDKDITVKKTDYSGATIDEQTGKVTWKLTLKSSEEQKVNLGYSVEHPKNKPVVLE